Within the Paraburkholderia flagellata genome, the region GGAGTGGGTGCGTGCCTCTGCTGACGACCTGATGAGCACCCGTTCGCACTCTCACTGAAAGCCGGAGCGAATCGTGATCGATAGAACCCCGAATCATCCTTGCTGGCCGGCACTTGTTGCGATAGCCAACCAGCACCTCGAAATCAGCAACCTCGAAGAATCCGGGCGAAAGCTCACGGATATCCGTTTCCTGCGGGTGCCGGATCTCGCTGATGCCCTCGAGCAAGCCTACCAGTTGGGGCTTAACGTGGGCTACAACGCGGAACCTGAATAGGCGCTGGGCCCCTCCTGAAGGGCAACCCGACACAATGGGAACTGCTGCTCGGGATTGCGAAGTGCCACGTCAGTACATTCCAAAGCAATGCAGACGAAAAGATCGATACGAGCATTGGAACCGCGGGCTAACCGTCGGCGCTTTGTCGTCCTCGGCCAACCCGCGACGGCAGTACGGCACGTCTGGGCGTACGACTTCGTGTCCGACGCGTGTGTCAATGGCCTGTAGTTGAAGCGGTCAGTCAAGAAACACTTGCGCCCGTGAAAATGTCGTGCTAATTTTTCATGAAATTTAGCCGAATAATTTCACGGATGCCGCCATGTTCGTCGAGTCGACCCAGCATGTGGAGAGCTACTACGCCCGCACCTTGCCTGGTCAGGTGCCCGCGCGTCCGGCATTGGCAGGCGAGTGCGATGCCGATGTCCTGATCGTCGGGGCCGGTTTCAGCGGACTGCACACGGCGTTGCGTCTCGCGCTCGCGGGCCAGCGGGTGGTTGTCGTTGAGGCAAGCCGCGTGGCGTGGGCCGCGTCAGGGCGAAACGGCGGGCAGGCGCTGCTCGGCTGGTCGTGCGATATGGGGCCGCTCGAACAGTCGCTGGGGCGCGATGGCGCGCGCGAACTGTGGGAGAGCATGCGCTGGGCGGCGCGCGAGGTGCACGAGCTACCCGCGCGTCACGGTTTCGACGCCGATTACCGGCCCGGCAGCCTGTGGACCGCCGTCAAGCGCGGCCGCGTCGCGTCGCTGGAAAAGGCACGCGACGAAGCAGCGCACAAGTGGGGCTATGATGCGCTGCGCATCATCCGCGAGCAGGAGATGCCCGAATGGGTGGGCAGCCCGCGCTATCTCGCCGCGCTCTACGATCCCGAGGCCGGCCACGTCAATCCGCTCAAGCTCGCGCTCGGCCTTGCCGCCGCCATCGAGCGTGCGGGCGGGCGCATCTTCGAACAGACCCGGGTGCTGAGTTGGAGCGAAACGTCGACGGGTTTCATCGCGACTACGCCTGCTGGCCTGATCCGCGCGAATACGCTCGTGCTCGCCTGCAACGCCTATATCGACCACCTCGACCGCGAACTCGCGCGCCGCGTCCTGCCGGTCGGCACGTATCAGGTGGCGACCGTGCCGCTCGACCCGCAACTGGCGCATACGCTTCTGCCGCGTAACAGTTGTGTGATCGACAACCAGTTCGTGCCCGACTATTTCCGGTTGAGTCCCGACCATCGGCTGCTGTTCGGTGGCGCGTGCACTTATCTCGGTGGCATCCCCAAAGACATTCGCGCCGCGATCCGGC harbors:
- a CDS encoding DUF6900 domain-containing protein, whose product is MIDRTPNHPCWPALVAIANQHLEISNLEESGRKLTDIRFLRVPDLADALEQAYQLGLNVGYNAEPE
- a CDS encoding NAD(P)/FAD-dependent oxidoreductase: MFVESTQHVESYYARTLPGQVPARPALAGECDADVLIVGAGFSGLHTALRLALAGQRVVVVEASRVAWAASGRNGGQALLGWSCDMGPLEQSLGRDGARELWESMRWAAREVHELPARHGFDADYRPGSLWTAVKRGRVASLEKARDEAAHKWGYDALRIIREQEMPEWVGSPRYLAALYDPEAGHVNPLKLALGLAAAIERAGGRIFEQTRVLSWSETSTGFIATTPAGLIRANTLVLACNAYIDHLDRELARRVLPVGTYQVATVPLDPQLAHTLLPRNSCVIDNQFVPDYFRLSPDHRLLFGGACTYLGGIPKDIRAAIRPSLERVFPQLRGVELEYAWGGHIDISIRRTPDVGHARGRYWLQGFSGHGVLPTLAAARAVSDAILGDTRLLSLYEDIHNPRFPGGDALAAPLEALGKLWYRMRDVV